A DNA window from Hordeum vulgare subsp. vulgare chromosome 1H, MorexV3_pseudomolecules_assembly, whole genome shotgun sequence contains the following coding sequences:
- the LOC123439837 gene encoding serine/threonine-protein kinase-like protein At3g51990, giving the protein MGYLSCRADSSAATCRSITAISPLPISRRARGPAASLPPAAAPVIERFAYDDLEAATSHFADAALLGRGSHGAVYKAVLPSGRAVAVKRPSPRRAEVDNEIRILSSVRGPRLVNLLGYSDPGPGPDPLRRPRLLVVEYMPNGTLYDLLHSNPRPPGWPRRVRLALQTARALRALHDAEPAVIHRDVKSANVLLDAHLDAHLGDFGLALRIPKTDGGAANAATPAPAGTLGYLDPAYVTPESLSTKTDVFSFGILLLEIMSGRKAIDVQYSPPSVIEWAVPLLRKGKVVALFDPRVAPPRDPVTRRDLASLALSCVRSCRERRPSMADIVDRLVVLSKAVSAKVWNGMAVVGNPCAIVDVQKTISKRAAASEKESTSALAFDDDEKEADATLEELVPLVGAKKPPRPLKNGKVFSEAGDGERRNLLELMARIDGVAGQRFGISRARTVRGTSDLMQKDAVLILRRNQTVRVVESEALGKIDRVSHLDASIKHKTVKEHEKAGKIQDKADEIQEKAEKIQDKSDGMQEKAEKVQENEGKIQEKLGETLDKAENIQEITVQILDKAEKIKEKTRQILDKAEKIQGTPEKVQENERKIQEHTEVVQHNAEKIQDKAEKIQCKLKES; this is encoded by the coding sequence ATGGGGTACCTCTCCTGCCGGGCGGACTCGTCGGCGGCGACGTGCCGCTCCATCACGGCCATCTCGCCGCTCCCCATCTCGCGCCGCGCCAGGGGCCCCGCCGCCTCGCTGCCGCCCGCCGCCGCGCCGGTGATCGAGCGCTTCGCCTACGACGACCTGGAAGCCGCCACCTCGCACTTCGCCGACGCCGCGCTGCTCGGCCGGGGCAGCCACGGGGCCGTCTACAAGGCCGTGCTCCCCTCGGGCCGCGCCGTCGCCGTCAAGCGCCCCTCCCCGCGCCGCGCCGAGGTGGACAACGAGATCCGCATCCTCTCCTCCGTGCGCGGCCCGCGCCTCGTCAACCTCCTCGGCTACTCCGACCCCGGCCCCGGCCCCGACCCGCTCCGCCGCCCGCGCCTGCTCGTCGTCGAGTACATGCCCAACGGCACGCTCTACGACCTGCTCCACTCCAACCCGCGCCCGCCCGGCTGGCCCCGCCGCGTCCGCCTCGCGCTGCAGACCGCCAGGGCGCTGCGCGCGCTCCACGACGCCGAGCCCGCCGTCATCCACCGCGACGTCAAGTCCGCCAACGTCCTGCTCGACGCCCACCTCGACGCGCACCTCGGCGACTTCGGCCTCGCCCTCCGCATCCCCAAGACGGACGGAGGCGCCGCCAATGCCGCCACGCCGGCGCCCGCGGGCACGCTCGGCTACCTCGACCCGGCCTACGTCACACCGGAGAGCCTCAGCACCAAGACCGACGTCTTCAGCTTCGGGATCCTGTTGTTGGAGATCATGAGCGGACGCAAGGCCATCGACGTTCAGTACTCGCCGCCCTCCGTCATCGAGTGGGCGGTGCCCCTGCTACGCAAGGGGAAGGTCGTCGCGTTGTTTGACCCACGGGTAGCGCCGCCCCGCGACCCAGTCACTCGAAGAGACCTGGCTTCGCTGGCTTTAAGTTGTGTACGGTCCTGCCGGGAGCGACGGCCTTCAATGGCTGACATTGTTGACAGGCTCGTCGTCCTCAGCAAGGCGGTGTCCGCCAAGGTGTGGAACGGGATGGCGGTGGTAGGAAACCCTTGTGCGATCGTTGATGTCCAGAAGACCATCTCCAAGCGAGCTGCTGCATCAGAGAAGGAATCGACTTCAGCATTGGCATTTGATGACGATGAAAAGGAGGCAGATGCAACCTTGGAGGAGCTAGTGCCACTGGTGGGTGCCAAGAAACCACCACGGCCATTGAAGAACGGAAAGGTGTTCTCTGAGGCAGGGGATGGGGAGAGGAGGAATCTCTTGGAGCTGATGGCTCGGATTGATGGTGTTGCAGGCCAAAGATTTGGCATTAGTCGGGCAAGAACAGTGCGCGGCACTAGTGATCTTATGCAAAAGGATGCAGTCTTGATTCTGAGGAGGAACCAAACCGTCAGAGTGGTTGAATCAGAGGCACTCGGTAAAATTGATAGGGTTTCACATTTAGATGCAAGCATCAAGCATAAAACAGTGAAAGAACATGAGAAGGCAGGGAAAATCCAAGACAAGGCAGATGAAATTCAAGAGAAAGCAGAGAAAATCCAAGATAAGTCGGATGGAATGCAAGAGAAAGCAGAGAAAGTCCAAGAGAATGAAGGCAAAATCCAAGAAAAGCTAGGGGAAACCCTTGACAAAGCTGAGAATATCCAAGAAATTACGGTGCAAATCCTTGACAAAGCTGAGAAAATCAAGGAAAAGACGAGGCAGATCCTCGACAAAGCTGAGAAAATCCAAGGCACGCCGGAGAAAGTCcaagaaaatgaaagaaaaatcCAAGAGCACACAGAGGTAGTCCAACACAATGCGGAGAAGATCCAAGACAAAGCAGAGAAGATCcaatgcaagttgaaagaaagttAA